Proteins encoded together in one Oreochromis aureus strain Israel breed Guangdong linkage group 23, ZZ_aureus, whole genome shotgun sequence window:
- the LOC116325326 gene encoding prolactin receptor-like has translation MLWLLLCLLPPVSYGRIIAQNTAHTERHNHEAAGGTTTRPHIYFCRSPNMEDFTCWWHPLSNLTDGEEVTHILTYSKEKEAKLECPDYVTGGPNSCHFDSSHTSIWTVYCLTVTAVTTHRNYTSKQHCLDVAEIVQTETPVNLTYNLTDVGGDEVGHNALISWTYPVPAHVQYGWITLVYELQYRRITEPDNWKVKHPLREPQVELLGLPVDDYVVRVRCRPQHSKLWSDWSATLLMSIPPRPSAGKLLVLILVTGVGVVALLVITFSIVLQSKRIKEYFLPPIPKPRIIGIDPLLLKKGNLDEINRHFSNFHSYRPPSYTEEVWDHVSANDIYLTTPKHNSNAHNPTESERDTLIVPCNPAPSEVSARHQLTALNPNSYMQSVPPYCSLPSEAFSPPLSIPSPWPMPEIVSLPGTDYSMMEHPSLSNAIPTPDLTFSTSHSPQDFYTCVQLLNESGEVHLVPCLPPPYCREFPPLPRANLDTAEKEEKKKATNYQTRKNDGGNSEKSEAAVPLLPVAVDNSG, from the exons AGGCGGCTGGTGGCACCACGACAAGGCCTCACATCTACTTCTGCCGTTCGCCCAACATGGAGGACTTCACCTGCTGGTGGCATCCGCTCAGCAACCTGACAGACGGAGAGGAAGTCACCCACATCCTCACCTACTCCAAAGA GAAGGAAGCCAAACTGGAATGTCCAGACTATGTGACTGGTGGCCCCAACAGCTGCCACTTTGACAGCAGCCACACATCTATATGGACGGTGTACTGTTTGACCGTGACCGCCGTAACCACCCACAGAAACTACACCTCCAAGCAGCACTGCCTGGATGTGGCAGAAATAG ttCAGACAGAAACACCAGTCAACCTGACCTACAACCTGACAGACGTCGGTGGTGATGAAGTGGGCCACAATGCGCTGATCTCCTGGACCTACCCGGTGCCTGCCCATGTGCAGTATGGTTGGATCACGCTGGTCTATGAGCTGCAGTACAGACGTATTACCGAGCCAGACAACTGGAAG GTGAAGCATCCTCTACGTGAGCCTCAGGTGGAGCTTCTTGGACTCCCGGTGGATGACTACGTGGTCCGAGTTCGTTGCCGTCCGCAGCACTCCAAGCTGTGGAGTGACTGGAGTGCCACGCTGTTGATGAGCATCCCCCCGAGGCCGTCTGCAG GTAAATTGCTGGTGCTGATTCTGGTGACTGGAGTCGGCGTTGTGGCTCTGCTTGTTATCACCTTCAGTATTGTTCTACAAAGCAAGAG aataaaagagTACTTCCTGCCACCCATTCCAAAGCCACGGATCATCGGCATTGACCCATTGCTTCTGAAG AAGGGGAACTTGGACGAAATCAACCGTCACTTCAGTAACTTCCACAGCTACAGGCCTCCAAGCTACACTGAGGAAGTCTGGGACCACGTGAGCGCCAATGACATCTATCTCACCACACCAAAGCACAACAGCAACGCACACAACCCTACAGAATCAGAGAGGGACACCTTAATAGTTCCCTGCAACCCGGCGCCTTCAGAAGTGTCTGCCCGCCAtcagctcacagctctaaaccCAAACTCGTACATGCAGAGTGTGCCACCTTACTGCTCTTTACCCAGTGAAGCCTTCAGCCCACCTCTGAGTATTCCTTCCCCGTGGCCGATGCCAGAGATCGTATCACTGCCTGGTACGGACTACAGCATGATGGAACATCCCAGCCTTTCCAACGCCATCCCCACTCCAGACCTCACTTTCAGTACCAGCCACTCACCGCAGGACTTCTACACCTGTGTCCAGCTCCTAAATGAAAGTGGTGAGGTGCATCTAGTGCCATGCTTGCCGCCGCCATACTGCAGGGAGTTCCCACCTCTCCCAAGGGCCAATTTAGATACTgcagagaaggaggagaaaaagaaggCAACCAACTACCAAACTAGGAAGAATGATGGCGGCAACTCTGAGAAGAGTGAGGCGGCTGTCCCTCTGCTGCCTGTTGCTGTTGACAACAGTGGCTGA